From Lolium perenne isolate Kyuss_39 chromosome 5, Kyuss_2.0, whole genome shotgun sequence, a single genomic window includes:
- the LOC127299187 gene encoding uncharacterized protein isoform X2, producing MAEHRRFDRRSPGCLEGLFNFLALNQKLQMPKTIAYRKHGEINDNALRVKVPKPKRDTDKEETVLETKPNMFMWKTLLFKKKTHKKDQKKNDSHSNSHANLPSPSRLTRSSSPSSSRLTRSSSIHHSKCFDYVVPDDLASEYQRMNELSSNETGSSHGAQQSSHESPRGPVFQESCKTRGSINGKHILDAESPCQTLPEKVPSENEVSSKQKNLDDSTHQSKEFLDFLELFNAHRELFLKILHDPSLLVPPEQQDQEASSSHGVPMSKLESFPRPGGSSGKRNPIFDRSDSEKSRRAEIQRSPSRPKGDLEGVKVISARMPSGVEASTVSLVESRSLKKNGTTSNRFKVISKKIKDVVKDNRRELARITKDGVFHKMPYGQKMVELTKTASTKKFVQEEKQIRRSYSIAESVDKYSTLYDSISRESKSFPERPSTSTALEDGASLHVKKSPMHMKRIISLPEMQLYSPHRNVLIEVPDSCTMPKTCNIEPAHSSSSKNGSTNIYTEGNYYPDDIYSEQYDGESGYLGSLEEDLRSILRTPSLSSFAQSFSHRRINSLPSFDRSFLQDHNYSFTEHSVADSEPTFEHMQLEDDEWLVKPSQLSGECAADSGDEEWLIRPLQPSSINVTDHEDEEWVIETPHLLGANAVEDEEWLVKPAQPLNADGLNSELRFLQENDTRSLRIYVNDKNEADFQYVKDILKKSGFSCGDADWYATNQPVSPVIFEEAECSSHDLDMASDEPHSIARRMLLFDIINEVLMHIYDSSLVNGPWHSRFDPRTRPIPMGSHVLEEVWANVSCYLSLQWKPNHTVDDVVAYDIMRKDNWMNLLYDVECVALDLEDLMLEDLLDDVVLQIVLISIDE from the exons ATGGCAGAGCACAGGCGGTTCGACAGGCGGAGTCCAGGCTGCCTTGAGGGCCTGTTCAATTTCCTTGCCCTCAACCAAAAATTGCAAATGCCAAAAACGATCGCATATCGAAAGCATGGTGAAATAAATGACAATGCACTTA GAGTAAAAGTTCCGAAGCCCAAAAGGGACACAGATAAAGAAGAGACTGTTCTG GAGACTAAGCCCAACATGTTTATGTGGAAGACACTCTTGTTCAAGAAGAAAACACATAAGAAAGATCAAAAGAAGAATGACTCGCATTCCAACTCGCATGCCAACTTGCCATCACCATCACGTTTGACGCGCTCCAGCTCACCATCATCATCACGTTTGACACGCTCCAGCTCAATCCATCATTCAAAATGCTTTGATTACGTGGTTCCTGATGATTTGGCTTCCGAGTATCAGAGAATGAATGAACTGAGTTCCAACGAGACAGGCTCTAGTCATGGTGCACAACAGTCATCACATGAGAGCCCTCGAGGTCCTGTTTTTCAAGAGTCATGCAAGACTCGTGGTAGCATAAATGGCAAGCATATATTGGATGCAGAATCACCATGCCAGACTCTACCGGAGAAAGTTCCTAGTGAAAATGAGGTCTCCTCTAAGCAGAAAAATCTTGATGATTCAACACATCAGTCGAAGGAGTTCTTGGATTTCCTTGAATTGTTCAATGCACACAGGGAACTATTTCTGAAGATTCTTCATGATCCTTCATTGCTAGTACCACCTGAACAGCAAGATCAAGAAGCTTCCTCAAGCCATGGGGTACCGATGAGTAAATTAGAATCATTCCCAAGACCAGGAGGATCATCAGGGAAGCGCAACCCAATATTTGATCGGAGTGATAGTGAGAAAAGTAGAAGGGCAGAAATTCAGAGGTCACCGTCAAGGCCTAAAGGTGACCTAGAAGGCGTAAAAGTCATCAGTGCAAGGATGCCTAGTGGCGTTGAGGCCTCAACGGTTTCTCTTGTAGAATCAAGAAGCCTAAAGAAAAATGGAACCACTTCCAATCGATTTAAAGTTATAAGTAAGAAGATCAAAGATGTCGTAAAGGATAACCGGAGAGAGCTTGCTAGGATTACAAAGGATGGAGTTTTTCATAAAATGCCCTATGGCCAAAAGATGGTTGAATTAACCAAGACCGCCTCCACGAAGAAATTTGTCCAGGAGGAGAAACAAATACGAAGATCATACTCTATTGCAGAATCAGTAGACAAGTACTCAACACTCTATGATTCGATATCGAGGGAATCAAAATCTTTTCCAGAAAGACCAAGTACTAGTACTGCACTGGAAGATGGTGCAAGCTTACATGTTAAGAAGTCACCGATGCACATGAAAAGAATAATTTCTCTTCCAGAAATGCAGTTATATTCACCTCATAGAAATGTTCTTATTGAAGTTCCAGATTCTTGTACTATGCCCAAGACTTGCAATATAGAACCTGCTCACTCTTCTTCAAGCAAAAATGGTTCTACTAATATCTACACAGAAGGAAATTATTACCCTGACGACATTTATAGTGAGCAATATGATGGAG AAAGTGGTTACCTTGGCTCCCTAGAAGAGGATTTACGCAGCATTCTTCGAACTCCCAGTTTATCTTCATTTGCTCAGTCTTTCTCCCATCGACGTATCAACAGTTTGCCTTCTTTTGACCGCTCTTTTTTGCAAGATCACAACTATAGTTTTACCGAGCATTCTGTAGCAG ATTCAGAGCCGACATTTGAACACATGCAACTTGAGGATGATGAGTGGTTGGTCAAGCCATCACAGCTTTCAGGAGAATGTGCTGCCGATTCCGGGGATGAGGAGTGGCTAATTAGACCACTGCAGCCCTCAAGCATCAATGTTACAGATCATGAGGATGAAGAGTGGGTGATCGAGACACCACATCTGCTAGGTGCAAATGCTGTCGAGGATGAAGAGTGGTTGGTCAAGCCAGCGCAACCCTTGAATGCTGATGGTTTGAATTCAGAGCTCCGCTTTTTACAGGAAAATGATACAAGGTCCTTGCGTATTTACGTCAATGACAAGAATGAGGCTGATTTCCAGTACGTTAAGGACATCCTCAAGAAATCCGGGTTTAGCTGTGGCGACGCCGATTGGTATGCAACCAACCAGCCAGTCAGTCCAGTCATCTTCGAGGAGGCAGAATGCTCATCTCACGATCTTGATATGGCCAGCGACGAGCCTCACAGCATCGCAAGGCGTATGCTCCTGTTCGATATCATCAACGAAGTACTGATGCACATCTACGACTCTTCCCTGGTCAATGGCCCGTGGCATTCGCGCTTTGATCCACGAACCAGGCCGATACCCATGGGGTCCCACGTCCTAGAGGAGGTGTGGGCAAATGTTAGCTGCTACCTAAGCCTGCAGTGGAAGCCGAACCACACAGTGGATGATGTTGTGGCGTATGATATCATGCGGAAGGATAACTGGATGAATCTGTTGTACGACGTGGAGTGTGTCGCGCTAGACCTGGAGGATCTGATGCTGGAGGACCTTCTGGATGATGTTGTACTTCAGATAGTGTTAATATCTATCGACGAATGA
- the LOC127299187 gene encoding uncharacterized protein isoform X1: MAEHRRFDRRSPGCLEGLFNFLALNQKLQMPKTIAYRKHGEINDNALRVKVPKPKRDTDKEETVLKETKPNMFMWKTLLFKKKTHKKDQKKNDSHSNSHANLPSPSRLTRSSSPSSSRLTRSSSIHHSKCFDYVVPDDLASEYQRMNELSSNETGSSHGAQQSSHESPRGPVFQESCKTRGSINGKHILDAESPCQTLPEKVPSENEVSSKQKNLDDSTHQSKEFLDFLELFNAHRELFLKILHDPSLLVPPEQQDQEASSSHGVPMSKLESFPRPGGSSGKRNPIFDRSDSEKSRRAEIQRSPSRPKGDLEGVKVISARMPSGVEASTVSLVESRSLKKNGTTSNRFKVISKKIKDVVKDNRRELARITKDGVFHKMPYGQKMVELTKTASTKKFVQEEKQIRRSYSIAESVDKYSTLYDSISRESKSFPERPSTSTALEDGASLHVKKSPMHMKRIISLPEMQLYSPHRNVLIEVPDSCTMPKTCNIEPAHSSSSKNGSTNIYTEGNYYPDDIYSEQYDGESGYLGSLEEDLRSILRTPSLSSFAQSFSHRRINSLPSFDRSFLQDHNYSFTEHSVADSEPTFEHMQLEDDEWLVKPSQLSGECAADSGDEEWLIRPLQPSSINVTDHEDEEWVIETPHLLGANAVEDEEWLVKPAQPLNADGLNSELRFLQENDTRSLRIYVNDKNEADFQYVKDILKKSGFSCGDADWYATNQPVSPVIFEEAECSSHDLDMASDEPHSIARRMLLFDIINEVLMHIYDSSLVNGPWHSRFDPRTRPIPMGSHVLEEVWANVSCYLSLQWKPNHTVDDVVAYDIMRKDNWMNLLYDVECVALDLEDLMLEDLLDDVVLQIVLISIDE; encoded by the exons ATGGCAGAGCACAGGCGGTTCGACAGGCGGAGTCCAGGCTGCCTTGAGGGCCTGTTCAATTTCCTTGCCCTCAACCAAAAATTGCAAATGCCAAAAACGATCGCATATCGAAAGCATGGTGAAATAAATGACAATGCACTTA GAGTAAAAGTTCCGAAGCCCAAAAGGGACACAGATAAAGAAGAGACTGTTCTG AAGGAGACTAAGCCCAACATGTTTATGTGGAAGACACTCTTGTTCAAGAAGAAAACACATAAGAAAGATCAAAAGAAGAATGACTCGCATTCCAACTCGCATGCCAACTTGCCATCACCATCACGTTTGACGCGCTCCAGCTCACCATCATCATCACGTTTGACACGCTCCAGCTCAATCCATCATTCAAAATGCTTTGATTACGTGGTTCCTGATGATTTGGCTTCCGAGTATCAGAGAATGAATGAACTGAGTTCCAACGAGACAGGCTCTAGTCATGGTGCACAACAGTCATCACATGAGAGCCCTCGAGGTCCTGTTTTTCAAGAGTCATGCAAGACTCGTGGTAGCATAAATGGCAAGCATATATTGGATGCAGAATCACCATGCCAGACTCTACCGGAGAAAGTTCCTAGTGAAAATGAGGTCTCCTCTAAGCAGAAAAATCTTGATGATTCAACACATCAGTCGAAGGAGTTCTTGGATTTCCTTGAATTGTTCAATGCACACAGGGAACTATTTCTGAAGATTCTTCATGATCCTTCATTGCTAGTACCACCTGAACAGCAAGATCAAGAAGCTTCCTCAAGCCATGGGGTACCGATGAGTAAATTAGAATCATTCCCAAGACCAGGAGGATCATCAGGGAAGCGCAACCCAATATTTGATCGGAGTGATAGTGAGAAAAGTAGAAGGGCAGAAATTCAGAGGTCACCGTCAAGGCCTAAAGGTGACCTAGAAGGCGTAAAAGTCATCAGTGCAAGGATGCCTAGTGGCGTTGAGGCCTCAACGGTTTCTCTTGTAGAATCAAGAAGCCTAAAGAAAAATGGAACCACTTCCAATCGATTTAAAGTTATAAGTAAGAAGATCAAAGATGTCGTAAAGGATAACCGGAGAGAGCTTGCTAGGATTACAAAGGATGGAGTTTTTCATAAAATGCCCTATGGCCAAAAGATGGTTGAATTAACCAAGACCGCCTCCACGAAGAAATTTGTCCAGGAGGAGAAACAAATACGAAGATCATACTCTATTGCAGAATCAGTAGACAAGTACTCAACACTCTATGATTCGATATCGAGGGAATCAAAATCTTTTCCAGAAAGACCAAGTACTAGTACTGCACTGGAAGATGGTGCAAGCTTACATGTTAAGAAGTCACCGATGCACATGAAAAGAATAATTTCTCTTCCAGAAATGCAGTTATATTCACCTCATAGAAATGTTCTTATTGAAGTTCCAGATTCTTGTACTATGCCCAAGACTTGCAATATAGAACCTGCTCACTCTTCTTCAAGCAAAAATGGTTCTACTAATATCTACACAGAAGGAAATTATTACCCTGACGACATTTATAGTGAGCAATATGATGGAG AAAGTGGTTACCTTGGCTCCCTAGAAGAGGATTTACGCAGCATTCTTCGAACTCCCAGTTTATCTTCATTTGCTCAGTCTTTCTCCCATCGACGTATCAACAGTTTGCCTTCTTTTGACCGCTCTTTTTTGCAAGATCACAACTATAGTTTTACCGAGCATTCTGTAGCAG ATTCAGAGCCGACATTTGAACACATGCAACTTGAGGATGATGAGTGGTTGGTCAAGCCATCACAGCTTTCAGGAGAATGTGCTGCCGATTCCGGGGATGAGGAGTGGCTAATTAGACCACTGCAGCCCTCAAGCATCAATGTTACAGATCATGAGGATGAAGAGTGGGTGATCGAGACACCACATCTGCTAGGTGCAAATGCTGTCGAGGATGAAGAGTGGTTGGTCAAGCCAGCGCAACCCTTGAATGCTGATGGTTTGAATTCAGAGCTCCGCTTTTTACAGGAAAATGATACAAGGTCCTTGCGTATTTACGTCAATGACAAGAATGAGGCTGATTTCCAGTACGTTAAGGACATCCTCAAGAAATCCGGGTTTAGCTGTGGCGACGCCGATTGGTATGCAACCAACCAGCCAGTCAGTCCAGTCATCTTCGAGGAGGCAGAATGCTCATCTCACGATCTTGATATGGCCAGCGACGAGCCTCACAGCATCGCAAGGCGTATGCTCCTGTTCGATATCATCAACGAAGTACTGATGCACATCTACGACTCTTCCCTGGTCAATGGCCCGTGGCATTCGCGCTTTGATCCACGAACCAGGCCGATACCCATGGGGTCCCACGTCCTAGAGGAGGTGTGGGCAAATGTTAGCTGCTACCTAAGCCTGCAGTGGAAGCCGAACCACACAGTGGATGATGTTGTGGCGTATGATATCATGCGGAAGGATAACTGGATGAATCTGTTGTACGACGTGGAGTGTGTCGCGCTAGACCTGGAGGATCTGATGCTGGAGGACCTTCTGGATGATGTTGTACTTCAGATAGTGTTAATATCTATCGACGAATGA
- the LOC127299187 gene encoding uncharacterized protein isoform X3, whose amino-acid sequence MFMWKTLLFKKKTHKKDQKKNDSHSNSHANLPSPSRLTRSSSPSSSRLTRSSSIHHSKCFDYVVPDDLASEYQRMNELSSNETGSSHGAQQSSHESPRGPVFQESCKTRGSINGKHILDAESPCQTLPEKVPSENEVSSKQKNLDDSTHQSKEFLDFLELFNAHRELFLKILHDPSLLVPPEQQDQEASSSHGVPMSKLESFPRPGGSSGKRNPIFDRSDSEKSRRAEIQRSPSRPKGDLEGVKVISARMPSGVEASTVSLVESRSLKKNGTTSNRFKVISKKIKDVVKDNRRELARITKDGVFHKMPYGQKMVELTKTASTKKFVQEEKQIRRSYSIAESVDKYSTLYDSISRESKSFPERPSTSTALEDGASLHVKKSPMHMKRIISLPEMQLYSPHRNVLIEVPDSCTMPKTCNIEPAHSSSSKNGSTNIYTEGNYYPDDIYSEQYDGESGYLGSLEEDLRSILRTPSLSSFAQSFSHRRINSLPSFDRSFLQDHNYSFTEHSVADSEPTFEHMQLEDDEWLVKPSQLSGECAADSGDEEWLIRPLQPSSINVTDHEDEEWVIETPHLLGANAVEDEEWLVKPAQPLNADGLNSELRFLQENDTRSLRIYVNDKNEADFQYVKDILKKSGFSCGDADWYATNQPVSPVIFEEAECSSHDLDMASDEPHSIARRMLLFDIINEVLMHIYDSSLVNGPWHSRFDPRTRPIPMGSHVLEEVWANVSCYLSLQWKPNHTVDDVVAYDIMRKDNWMNLLYDVECVALDLEDLMLEDLLDDVVLQIVLISIDE is encoded by the exons ATGTTTATGTGGAAGACACTCTTGTTCAAGAAGAAAACACATAAGAAAGATCAAAAGAAGAATGACTCGCATTCCAACTCGCATGCCAACTTGCCATCACCATCACGTTTGACGCGCTCCAGCTCACCATCATCATCACGTTTGACACGCTCCAGCTCAATCCATCATTCAAAATGCTTTGATTACGTGGTTCCTGATGATTTGGCTTCCGAGTATCAGAGAATGAATGAACTGAGTTCCAACGAGACAGGCTCTAGTCATGGTGCACAACAGTCATCACATGAGAGCCCTCGAGGTCCTGTTTTTCAAGAGTCATGCAAGACTCGTGGTAGCATAAATGGCAAGCATATATTGGATGCAGAATCACCATGCCAGACTCTACCGGAGAAAGTTCCTAGTGAAAATGAGGTCTCCTCTAAGCAGAAAAATCTTGATGATTCAACACATCAGTCGAAGGAGTTCTTGGATTTCCTTGAATTGTTCAATGCACACAGGGAACTATTTCTGAAGATTCTTCATGATCCTTCATTGCTAGTACCACCTGAACAGCAAGATCAAGAAGCTTCCTCAAGCCATGGGGTACCGATGAGTAAATTAGAATCATTCCCAAGACCAGGAGGATCATCAGGGAAGCGCAACCCAATATTTGATCGGAGTGATAGTGAGAAAAGTAGAAGGGCAGAAATTCAGAGGTCACCGTCAAGGCCTAAAGGTGACCTAGAAGGCGTAAAAGTCATCAGTGCAAGGATGCCTAGTGGCGTTGAGGCCTCAACGGTTTCTCTTGTAGAATCAAGAAGCCTAAAGAAAAATGGAACCACTTCCAATCGATTTAAAGTTATAAGTAAGAAGATCAAAGATGTCGTAAAGGATAACCGGAGAGAGCTTGCTAGGATTACAAAGGATGGAGTTTTTCATAAAATGCCCTATGGCCAAAAGATGGTTGAATTAACCAAGACCGCCTCCACGAAGAAATTTGTCCAGGAGGAGAAACAAATACGAAGATCATACTCTATTGCAGAATCAGTAGACAAGTACTCAACACTCTATGATTCGATATCGAGGGAATCAAAATCTTTTCCAGAAAGACCAAGTACTAGTACTGCACTGGAAGATGGTGCAAGCTTACATGTTAAGAAGTCACCGATGCACATGAAAAGAATAATTTCTCTTCCAGAAATGCAGTTATATTCACCTCATAGAAATGTTCTTATTGAAGTTCCAGATTCTTGTACTATGCCCAAGACTTGCAATATAGAACCTGCTCACTCTTCTTCAAGCAAAAATGGTTCTACTAATATCTACACAGAAGGAAATTATTACCCTGACGACATTTATAGTGAGCAATATGATGGAG AAAGTGGTTACCTTGGCTCCCTAGAAGAGGATTTACGCAGCATTCTTCGAACTCCCAGTTTATCTTCATTTGCTCAGTCTTTCTCCCATCGACGTATCAACAGTTTGCCTTCTTTTGACCGCTCTTTTTTGCAAGATCACAACTATAGTTTTACCGAGCATTCTGTAGCAG ATTCAGAGCCGACATTTGAACACATGCAACTTGAGGATGATGAGTGGTTGGTCAAGCCATCACAGCTTTCAGGAGAATGTGCTGCCGATTCCGGGGATGAGGAGTGGCTAATTAGACCACTGCAGCCCTCAAGCATCAATGTTACAGATCATGAGGATGAAGAGTGGGTGATCGAGACACCACATCTGCTAGGTGCAAATGCTGTCGAGGATGAAGAGTGGTTGGTCAAGCCAGCGCAACCCTTGAATGCTGATGGTTTGAATTCAGAGCTCCGCTTTTTACAGGAAAATGATACAAGGTCCTTGCGTATTTACGTCAATGACAAGAATGAGGCTGATTTCCAGTACGTTAAGGACATCCTCAAGAAATCCGGGTTTAGCTGTGGCGACGCCGATTGGTATGCAACCAACCAGCCAGTCAGTCCAGTCATCTTCGAGGAGGCAGAATGCTCATCTCACGATCTTGATATGGCCAGCGACGAGCCTCACAGCATCGCAAGGCGTATGCTCCTGTTCGATATCATCAACGAAGTACTGATGCACATCTACGACTCTTCCCTGGTCAATGGCCCGTGGCATTCGCGCTTTGATCCACGAACCAGGCCGATACCCATGGGGTCCCACGTCCTAGAGGAGGTGTGGGCAAATGTTAGCTGCTACCTAAGCCTGCAGTGGAAGCCGAACCACACAGTGGATGATGTTGTGGCGTATGATATCATGCGGAAGGATAACTGGATGAATCTGTTGTACGACGTGGAGTGTGTCGCGCTAGACCTGGAGGATCTGATGCTGGAGGACCTTCTGGATGATGTTGTACTTCAGATAGTGTTAATATCTATCGACGAATGA